The DNA sequence CAGTCCCAGGATCATCGTCCCCAGCGTGGGAATAAAGCTAAGCGTGGAGTAACCTCCGCCGTTATTCAGAAAAGGGCTTTCGCGCGGGAAGAGATTCAGGAACCAGCGGTCGAATGCCCAGGCAAGGTTGGTGTTCTTATTCCAGTGTGCCGCGAAGCCCTGGAAATTATGTTCCCATCCCGGAGGGACGCCCGCCAGTTCATAATTAAAAGAAGGGCCGGGCAGGGGATAGAGGGCGAAAGCCAGCCAATAGCCTGCCAGGAGGATCACCAGGGCACTCACCTGTACGCGCTGCGAGCAAAAGCCCAGGATAAAAAGAAAAGTATAACCAAGCCCGATCTGGGTAAGGGTATCCTCAAATGTGAAGTAGGTTTGATCGGAATGCATGGAGCGAAGAAAAATGCCCAATAAGATCAGGATCAGGGCCCGGATAATTGTATGTTTTAACAAGGACCCGAAATCAGCTCCTTTTTTGATCCTGCTCGCAATGGAGTAAGGAAGCACGACACCTACCAGGAACGTAAAAGACGGCTGTATCATGTCGTGCAGGGAACAACCGGCCCAGGGAACATGCGATTGGTGAAAGGCCAGCACCTGCCAGAAGGAGCTGTCAGGCAGGGCTGCTGCAACCGACCCGATGGAAAGCACTTCGGCCATCATCAGCAGCATGACCAGCCCCCGGTACACATCAACGGAAGCGACCCTGCCCTGGGGCAAGTGTGGATTTACAATGGGAGCAGAGGCTTTTTTCATCATAGCGGCTGCGGTATAGTTTTTGCAATTTAAAAAAATTGCATATTAATCCGCTTAATCATGAAAAAGTCGTATTTCCTTCAGGGATTCCTGTTTCTTTTCCTGCTGACAGTACTTTCCGGCTGCGATCTCGTAGCAGGGATCTTTGAAGCAGGCGTATGGGTGGGCGTGATCCTGGTGGTCGCTGTTCTTGTCCTGATTATCTGGCTTCTCAGGAAAGTGTTTCGTTAATGCCTTTTTGCGAATTTTCGCCGGCGCTCAGGGGAATCCCGTAAAGGTCGAACTCTTCGGCGTCGGTGATCCGCACCTGGCAAAAATCCCCGACAGGTACATACTGGTCAACGGCGTTGATCAGGACTTCGTTATCAACTTCCGGTGAGTCGAATTCGGTGCGGCCAACAAAATATTCGCCCTCCTTTTTGTCGATAAGGACTTTGAATTCTTTACCCTTCTTCTCCTGGTTCAGCTCGTAGGAAATACCCTGCTGAAGGGACATGATCTCTTCGAGCCTTTCTTCCTTGGTCTCTTCCGGCACATTGTCTTCCAGCGAGGCGGCGTGGGTGTTCTCTTCATGGGAATACGCGAAAACTCCCAGTCTGTCAAAACGGATGTCTTCCACGAAACGGAGCAATTCCTCGTGGTCCTGCGCCGATTCGCCGGGGTAGCCGCTGATCAGGGTGGTGCGCAAGGCGATCCCGGGGACCCGTTCCCGTATGGTTTGGATCAGTTCCACCGTCTTTTCCCTGGTAATGCCCCTCCGCATGGATTTTAACATAGGGTTGCTGATATGCTGAAGCGGCATGTCAAGGTAATTACAAATATTAGCGCGCTCCTGTATTACTTCCAGGATATCCATCGGAAAGCCGGAAGGGTACGCATACTGCAGGCGTATCCATTCAATGCCTTCCACGTCGGAAAGAAGCCGCAGCAGGTCTGGAAGGGTTCTTTTTCCATAAATATCAAGCCCGTAAAAGGTGGAGTCCTGGGCAATCAGCACCAGCTCTTTTGTGCCCCGGCCGGCCAGCTTCCTGGCCTCCTTAACAAGTTCTTCCGATGGCCTTGAAACATGTTTACCGCGCATCAGCGGAATGGCGCAGAATGAGCAGGGACGGTCACAGCCCTCGGATATCTTAAAGAAAGCGGAATGGGAGGGGGTGGTTAAAAGGCGTTCCCCGATAAGTTCGTGGCGGTAGTCCGCGCCAAGGGTTTTCAGCAGCCGCACCATTTCGTTGGAACCGAAATAGTCGTCCACCGTGGGGATTTCTTTCCTTAACTCCGGCTTGTAGCGCTCGGATAAGCAACCGGTAACGAAAAGTTTCCCGATCTTTCCCTGTTCTTTTAACTGGTTGTAACGGAGTATGGTATCTATGGATTCCTGTTTGGCATTATCAATAAAGCCGCAGGTATTGATCACGACAATATCATCCGCCCGGTTCCTGCCGTCTTCATGGGCTACTTCCATATTATTTCCGCGGAGCTGCCCCATGAGTACTTCCGAATCTACCAGATTCTTGGAACATCCCAGTGTGACCACATTCACGCGCGGTTTTTCTTTGTGTCGGTCCTTCGTACGCATTATTTCTCCCTGAAGAGGCTGTCCACAAAAGCTACCCTGTCGAATAGCTGCAGGTCCTCTTTTCCTTCTCCTACTCCAATGTATTTTACCGGTATTTTAAACTGGTCGGAAATCCCGATCACTACGCCGCCCTTTGCGGTGCCGTCCAGTTTGGTGAGCGCAAGGGCATTCACTTCGGTAGCTGCCGTGAATTGCTTGCACTGCTCAATGGCGTTTTGCCCCGTGGAAGCATCCAGCACAAGCAATACTTCGTGCGGCGCCCCGGGAACTACCTTGTTCATTACGTTCCTGATCTTGCTTAGCTCGTTCATCAGGCCCACTTTGTTGTGAAGACGGCCGGCGGTATCAATAATGGCCACATCTTCGTTATTCGCAATGGCTGATTTCAGTGTGTCATAGGCCACGGAGGCAGGGTCCGAACCCATTTTTTGAGAAACAACGCGCGCGGCGGCACGTTCTCCCCAGACATGGATCTGTTCTACGGCTGCCGCACGAAAGGTATCGCCGGCTCCAAGCACCACTTTTTTACCAGCCTGGTTGAATTTATGGGCCAGCTTGCCAATGGTCGTCGTTTTCCCTACACCGTTAACACCAACAACCATGATCACATAGGGGCGGATAGTTTCCGAGTAGGTATCGTCAAAGCCCGCCGAATTGTTTTCCGAAAGCAAGGCGGCCACTTCTTCCCGCAAAATAGTGTTCAGTTCGGTCGCGTTAAGGTACCTGTCGCGGGCAACCCGCTCTTCGATCCGTTCTATGATCCTGAGCGTGGTACTTACGCCAACGTCAGAGCTAACCAGCAGTTCTTCCAGTTCGTCCAGTACTTCCTCGTCTACCCGGGACTTGCCGGCAACCATTTTGGACAGGCGGGTAAACATGCTGTCCTTGGTCTTTTCAAGCCCCTTGTCCAGGGCCTGGGATTCAGCTTGTGTTTCTGCCGGCTTTTTGCTTTTAAAAAGATCGAACAAACCCATGCTTCTTGTTTTTTTATAGCAAAAAAGCTCCTTTCGCAACCGAAAGAAGCTTTCTTAAGCTCTTAAATTCGCATTAATTCTGGGCGGTTTCTTCAGCCTGGGTTTCCACTTGTTCCTTGGCGGCCTGGAATGCATCCCGGATGTGATCATTGTGAGCGATCATTTCCTTGAACGTGTAGGCCCCGGTTTTTGGTGAACGCACAGAAGTGATCACCTTGGAAAATTCCTTGCCTTTACCGGTTTTCAGCGTTGCAACTGTTTTCTTTGCCATTACTTGATTTCTTTATGAACAGTTACCTTTCTAAGTACGGGATTGAATTTTTTCAACTCCATTCTTTCAGGTGTATTTTTCTTGTTCTTGGTTGTGATATATCTTGAAGCGCCGGGCATTCCGCTTTCCCTGTGTTCGGTACACTCAAGAATTACCTGTACTCTGTTCCCTTTCTTAGCCATCCTTATTTAGTTTAAAGTTTAAGGTTCAAGGTTACCCTTGCCTGCAACTCTTATATTTTTCCTTTTTTTACAAAATTATTAAGGCAGGCGCTGATCCCTTTTTTGTTGATGGTTTTCAAGGCTGAAGCAGAAACCTTCAGGGTGATCCACTTGTCTTCCTCAGGGATATAGAATTTTTTTACCTGTAAATTAGGATAGAACCTGCGCTTGGTCTTCGCGTTTGAATTTGAAACGCTGAACCCGTTCATTGATTTCTTACCTGTTAAATCGCAAACTCTTGACATGACTCTGATTTTACTCCATTCCCCGCTTTTATGTGGCCTGTATATGGCCTGGCCTGCGAGATGGGCTGCAAATATAGGGAAAATAATTTTTAATTCTTCAAATCTTCAAATTATATTTATCGCCTAACCCAAATATGATATGACTGAAAACAACAGTACTGAAAAGCGTAAAATATGGCAGGTAATTGCCGCTTCCTCCGTGGGGACCCTGATCGAATGGTATGACTTTTATATTTTCGGAAGCCTCGCTACTATCCTGGCTACTAAGTTTTTTCCGGAAGATAATCCCACAGCGGGTTTTCTTTCCACGCTTGCACTCTTTGCTGTAGGCTTCGTTGTCCGGCCTTTCGGAGCCATTGTTTTCGGGCGTTTGGGCGATATTGCCGGCCGGAAATTCACGTTCCTGCTTACCTTGCTTTTAATGGGAGGGTCCACCTTCCTGATCGGGCTGGTGCCTTCCTACCAGACCATCGGTATCTGGGCGCCCATCCTGGTTTGTATATTACGGCTTGCCCAGGGCCTGGCCCTCGGAGGCGAATACGGCGGAGCGGCAACCTACGTAGCCGAACACAGTCCCGACAACCAGAGAGGGTATTATACTTCCTGGATACAGACAACTGCCAGCCTGGGCCTTTTCGTTTCGCTTGGCGTAATCTTGGGAACCCGCTATTCCATGACTGCGGACCAATTCGGCGAGTGGGGCTGGCGCATCCCCTTCCTGCTGTCTATTGTGCTGGTGACCGTCTCTTATTTTATCCGTATCCGTTTAAAAGAATCGCCCCTGTTTGCGAAACTGAAAGCAGAGGGCAAGACTTCCGTGAATCCTATTAAGGAAAGCTTCGGCAAAAAAGAAAACCTCCGGCTGGTGTTGCTGGCATTGTTCGGCGCAACGGCCGGGCAGGGAGTGGTCTGGTATACCGGACAATTTTATGCGCTGTCTTTTATGCAGAAGTCACTGAATATCGAATTCGTGCAATCCAGCATCATCATCGTGATCGCGCTGCTTTTCGGTACGCCGTTCTTTATCCTGTTCGGGCGTCTTTCCGATAAGATCGGGCGCAAACCCATCATGATGACCGGGCTTATTGCCGCCTGTATTCTCTATTATCCGCTTTACAGGGGTATGCATGCCATTTCGGTGAGCCAGGCGGCCGCTTTCGCCGAAGACGGGAAACTGCTGCTTTCAACCGCGGGCATATGGCTGATGTCAGCGCTGATATTTGTGCAGGTTGTGCTGGTAACGATGGTATACGGACCCATAGCCGCCTTCCTGGTAGAACTGTTCCCCACCAA is a window from the Anseongella ginsenosidimutans genome containing:
- a CDS encoding lipoprotein; this encodes MKKSYFLQGFLFLFLLTVLSGCDLVAGIFEAGVWVGVILVVAVLVLIIWLLRKVFR
- the rimO gene encoding 30S ribosomal protein S12 methylthiotransferase RimO → MRTKDRHKEKPRVNVVTLGCSKNLVDSEVLMGQLRGNNMEVAHEDGRNRADDIVVINTCGFIDNAKQESIDTILRYNQLKEQGKIGKLFVTGCLSERYKPELRKEIPTVDDYFGSNEMVRLLKTLGADYRHELIGERLLTTPSHSAFFKISEGCDRPCSFCAIPLMRGKHVSRPSEELVKEARKLAGRGTKELVLIAQDSTFYGLDIYGKRTLPDLLRLLSDVEGIEWIRLQYAYPSGFPMDILEVIQERANICNYLDMPLQHISNPMLKSMRRGITREKTVELIQTIRERVPGIALRTTLISGYPGESAQDHEELLRFVEDIRFDRLGVFAYSHEENTHAASLEDNVPEETKEERLEEIMSLQQGISYELNQEKKGKEFKVLIDKKEGEYFVGRTEFDSPEVDNEVLINAVDQYVPVGDFCQVRITDAEEFDLYGIPLSAGENSQKGINETLS
- the rpmG gene encoding 50S ribosomal protein L33; its protein translation is MAKKGNRVQVILECTEHRESGMPGASRYITTKNKKNTPERMELKKFNPVLRKVTVHKEIK
- a CDS encoding acyltransferase family protein; the encoded protein is MMKKASAPIVNPHLPQGRVASVDVYRGLVMLLMMAEVLSIGSVAAALPDSSFWQVLAFHQSHVPWAGCSLHDMIQPSFTFLVGVVLPYSIASRIKKGADFGSLLKHTIIRALILILLGIFLRSMHSDQTYFTFEDTLTQIGLGYTFLFILGFCSQRVQVSALVILLAGYWLAFALYPLPGPSFNYELAGVPPGWEHNFQGFAAHWNKNTNLAWAFDRWFLNLFPRESPFLNNGGGYSTLSFIPTLGTMILGLLAGNVLKSGRSQKETLRYLAIAGFSLIALGLLLHITGINPIVKRIWTPAWTLFSGGICFLFLAFFYGLIDIAGIKKWSFFLTVIGMNSIAAYVIADGGIKAFLVRSLYIHLGPDYDQLFGPAFSTLLSGALVLLLEWLILYWMYKRKLFIKI
- the ftsY gene encoding signal recognition particle-docking protein FtsY, translating into MGLFDLFKSKKPAETQAESQALDKGLEKTKDSMFTRLSKMVAGKSRVDEEVLDELEELLVSSDVGVSTTLRIIERIEERVARDRYLNATELNTILREEVAALLSENNSAGFDDTYSETIRPYVIMVVGVNGVGKTTTIGKLAHKFNQAGKKVVLGAGDTFRAAAVEQIHVWGERAAARVVSQKMGSDPASVAYDTLKSAIANNEDVAIIDTAGRLHNKVGLMNELSKIRNVMNKVVPGAPHEVLLVLDASTGQNAIEQCKQFTAATEVNALALTKLDGTAKGGVVIGISDQFKIPVKYIGVGEGKEDLQLFDRVAFVDSLFREK
- a CDS encoding DUF4295 domain-containing protein, coding for MAKKTVATLKTGKGKEFSKVITSVRSPKTGAYTFKEMIAHNDHIRDAFQAAKEQVETQAEETAQN
- a CDS encoding MFS transporter; protein product: MTENNSTEKRKIWQVIAASSVGTLIEWYDFYIFGSLATILATKFFPEDNPTAGFLSTLALFAVGFVVRPFGAIVFGRLGDIAGRKFTFLLTLLLMGGSTFLIGLVPSYQTIGIWAPILVCILRLAQGLALGGEYGGAATYVAEHSPDNQRGYYTSWIQTTASLGLFVSLGVILGTRYSMTADQFGEWGWRIPFLLSIVLVTVSYFIRIRLKESPLFAKLKAEGKTSVNPIKESFGKKENLRLVLLALFGATAGQGVVWYTGQFYALSFMQKSLNIEFVQSSIIIVIALLFGTPFFILFGRLSDKIGRKPIMMTGLIAACILYYPLYRGMHAISVSQAAAFAEDGKLLLSTAGIWLMSALIFVQVVLVTMVYGPIAAFLVELFPTKIRYTSMSLPYHIGNGIFGGLTPFIAASVVAATGNIYAGLIYPIAVAAISFIIGSFYLRETYRNKMND
- the rpmB gene encoding 50S ribosomal protein L28, translated to MSRVCDLTGKKSMNGFSVSNSNAKTKRRFYPNLQVKKFYIPEEDKWITLKVSASALKTINKKGISACLNNFVKKGKI